Part of the Bacillus rossius redtenbacheri isolate Brsri chromosome 9 unlocalized genomic scaffold, Brsri_v3 Brsri_v3_scf9_2, whole genome shotgun sequence genome is shown below.
ttacaaagaacaGTTTTGGAAAGAGGTATGAAATTCAAAATGTTTTCTGAATGCTTCTAGATTGATTAAAAATGGCAGTTTGATGCACTATACAACAtactttaacaaaaatataacaatattttgCAATTAAATACTGATGAAGTCACACTACATCAGAAAAAACAAGTTTAACATTATAAACTTATGCAGGAAATAtcaaccaaaaagaaaaaaaatacacacatctCACCCAAAGCTGatctttaatgaatttttttttgtttattcttaATCACATACCATATAGTGGAAAAAATATCATCACAAAACACTAGCCTATGTTTAACCATAAATTATACTCTACTATTCACTATCCCTATTTACATTTGAAACATGTGTGCTTCATGCAAGTTTATACTGTTGCAAGACAGTAAAGACTTAAGTACATACCTAAACAGTAGACTATGCTGCAAGCTTAAGCATGTCTGATACAAGTCTTCTGCTAGCTTGCAAACTACATTACAACACACTCGGGTAAAGTTCACAACACTCTAACACTAAAATGTCAAACTTAAGTACACAACATTAAAACACGAAAAGAGAACCAACCCCACAAATTAAAGTAACACAAGGGAATACAGAGAAACTTACCCAACTCTGTCAAATACAGTACAGCAAATTATGACTacaaaaataacaccaaaaagttACATAAAAAGGCTTCTCCACAATTTTTGGTGATGTGGATTAAAAAACTTACATGCTATGAATGTCACTTGTAGGCCCCTGCATGACCTCAACACCACTAGGTGTCTTAAACATGTACTAACAGCTACACAACCTACTCTAACATGTTTCATACTGCATGGCACTATGTCACTGCGCCTTCACACCACCCTGATAGATTATTATCAACTCTCCAGTCCGGCAATCAGATTCTTGCCACAAGGCACCAACTTTTGTTCACTTCCTCCTCTGCGATAATACTACACACACACCACCGttgaatttaaattatgtattaaaaagtgTGTGACATACTAAATAACTGTAAATATGGTGATAATTCACTTGGTATCAAGTAAAAATACTACATGGTTTAAATTATACAGTATTTAGTATTGTTAAAGCCCTCAGACATACATAATCAGGTGGTGTCAAGGACTGGTGCAGGTTTAACAACTGGCAAGAGAAGTTATTGCCCGTCACGCTGGAACGTTCATCAGGATAATGAAGTATATTACCTGCTTCACCGATGACAACTGTTTTCAACACTTTCAAAAGTACAATGCAtgcaggaaatattttaaaagttaaattctTTATAACTCTTCAACAGGTTTATAATATATTatcttttaattaattatgtCAATATATTTTCAACCATATTCCCCATGCCGGTAGGCTATCATCAAAGCTAAAATAAGGTCAAACACACAAATCTAATGGTTCAATTGAGAATATAACCTTACATTTATTTAGCTAGCTAGTATTATAATTATGTGCAATCTTTAAATTCAATCCTGTAACTCTCTATATACATTGAGAGTTTAatttatcataatcattattcaTCATTACTGTTTACTAAGTTCGATATTATTAATATATGTTCAAGATTCATTTCTGAATGATCTAGTGGAATAAACTGCAAAGACTGACAACAGGATTACAGTAATGTTCATATCTATAACCTAAAGCTTGTGAAGGAAAACCACACGCTAGATGACTCGCAAAGCACTACTGAAAACTGCACTAAAGCTACTGTGGAGTGCAAATGGGTTGCCTGCCTCGCTAGGACCCTGACACATGGTACGAAGCCCCTTCTCTGTGCTCTTTGGTGCTCACCACCATCTTGACTGCGTCTTGGCGAGGCAGCCACGGGAACACGCCCAGTTACATGAGTATTGGTCACGCTGACCGTTGCATTCTTAGACCCATATGTAACACGAAGAAATAAATATTCTAAGACTAATATTCTTGCCATGCAAGTTAGTTGTGCTCTTTCTTATTTTACACATCAAGGGACACACAAGCTTGGTAGATAATGCAAAGACTACAGCATAATTACTTACACTACTAGATTTCAGCCACAAATCTACAGCTAATAATCCCTACAGGATGAATTACTATGGCTGATTTCACTAATCaccaaaaagttaattttataataccCAGTTAAAGGCTGGATGGAAAATAAACTTATCAAACTTAACAATCAAAttcattatgaaaataaaataagttacaaTCTATGTATAACATTTACACACATCAAAGAAATTACAAATAGATAGTAAAATTCTGTCATTTAGAGTTCttagtgtttcttttttttaaataaaattagtgaataataaataatttttatgagaaAAACAGTGAAACAATTTATATGAATCATTTAGTCAGGTTGTCAAATCAGCAGCCTAGTAATTGTTTTGTAAAACCATAACTTCATTTTCATCACTCCAATACTGCTTTTCATGTTGCATATTacttatttccaaaaatatttggcAGACATAAAAGATTTCTTAAAAACTGATACACTGATACATTTCACTAATGAGTCACAGTAATTATTCCACATCCTTTTTACTACCCGAAGTAACCAAGACTTTTAGaaactatgaaatattttttcaatcatAATTATGGCATAACATTTGACAATTGTGAGCTACACTAACTGTGGAAATTCTCAATGCCTCTTTGAGAACTACCAAGTACAAAGTAAAGATCACAATACACAAATCAAAAAGAACCGCGAAAGCATCACAAAACAACAGTTGATCAGATTACAGTTATGTATTAATTGGGTCTAAAACAAAGACAAGCACTAAAATATTTCTACATTGTTGTATCATAATTACTGTGACTACTTCCAACACTCATAATACAACTTCCAAAAGTGAAAATATGAACTGCTTAGCTGACAACGGACACACAACAGTATTTGAACAGAACATACAGTTAGAGAAGGCTGACCCGAGAGAGGGAAAGAGTGGTACCTCCGACGCAGAATACAGACCCCCGTTTCACCCCCCATCACTGCAGGGGGCTCTCCGACACAGCTCCGTAGCTCTTGACGCGAGAGAACCAGAACGGCGGGTAGCGACTGGCCGGAAGATCAAACTTGGTGGAACTTCCCTGGCCGTTCCTGTACTGCACGTACACAGAGTAGAATTGCCATGCCAGCTGGACGTTCATGCGGTGGCGATGATTCATAATCTTTAATTCCTGAAAGTACGAATGCATAAACACCATCAAAATCCATATTAATACACTTCAtagttgatttttttaatgttggttatCAGAATATAACTTTAACATTCAAAATTTTGAACTAAACCATTTATTTTCCCTAGTCCCTGCTGATCCAGACTAAATGGAGCTCGATCCTGTCTGGATCGCTAAAATTCCAGATTAAACGGAATTTGCCTTATTTGTCTTAAAATGTATGTTATATAAGTTTTAGAtgggtaaaactataaaaaatctttgtccccccccccacataaatacaacttttcctacagtttaattttagttttaatactactgtataCGGACACCTAAGTTTTTAACTTCTGGTAGAATCAGTATGTGGACAGCCTGTTCAGGAGACCGAAGCTAGAGTGCACACAGGACCTACTATGTTGAAGGTTTGCTCGGCGAGCTCGGGAGCCGCCTCTCTGCGACGTGCGCGGTAGCGGTTGTTCCCGGACAGGTTCTGTCGCTGGAGCGCGATGACGACACAGTCGTCGTGCAGGCGGTAGTGCCCCGAGAGCACGGTGGGGTTGCGCGGCATGCGGTAGCGAAGCTGCTGCAGACTGGTGGCCGGCTCGTCGGGGGTGGTGAGCATCAGCACCAGCCCATCCGGGAAGAACCTGCGGCAGGCAACACCGCCAGCAGTACGTGTCACAtgcaaaattgttttaaagtatcATGATTCACACTATAACATATAAATTCCATTACTAGCGTGGCATTGCTAATCCAAAATTTACTtgaactggtaaataaattttcaactaAATGATTAAAGTTAACCATCAAACAAAAAGATATCAAACATACCACCACAACAAAATTTCTAACCTCTAAAaccttaaaacataaaaaaaaaggcttgatGCACTACCATAGATTAATGTACCTAATATGTAATGTGAACAACACAACACCACTCGTTACATCAAAATACTGAAGTTCGAAAGAAAAATGTCACGCTTTTGTATTAAGTCCATGCCCTAATTGTTATTGCTTTGAATTTATTTTCACGTTACGATTTTTAGACACCTCATTGTATTTGTGCTAAAAAAATGAGTGATCCCGGAGTTAAAAAGAAActaaagcaattcacgcttaaggaaaaaagTGTAAATGCTCAGAGAACCGGACAAAGGAAAAAAGCACGTCACAGTTGCGAAGACAAATGGCAATGCGACGACGACCGTATGATTGTAAAAAACTtggcaaaaattgaaaaaatgtatgaagaatttttgtttggttgtGACCACAAAAGGCTTCGGTCCGGAGATCACCAAGGTCTGGAAGATGCTTTGAACAAATGGTTGAAAGTACCATCAAAAAATGTTCCAGTAACTGACCCAATGTTACAAGCTAAAGCAAAACAGTGTTTGCATTGCTTATGGACATCAAAGACTTCGAAGCCCGTTCGGAATGGTTGCACCGCTTCCAGGAATGACATGGTATATCATGGagggttgtgtgtggggaggataAAGATACAGACACAGAGGCAGTAAACCAATGGAAGGAAGAAAGCTAGAGAGTATTTTTAAGTCGTactcataggcgtgcctacagggggggccaggtgggccatggcctcCCCCTAATGTAATGGCATTTTCTCTAATGTGTTcattaatattcgtatattcctggcactgtgacactcaaactgtgcaaGTATtacaagataaataaaaatgcttgccGGTTTGTTTACCTTACAATTGCCTGGATATCATTATAATTATGTTCATTGGAAAACAACTTTAAATTATGATAGATAGTTCCAAGCTGTTGAGAGAAAGTTACCTTGACTTTTTTGCGTTTTTGTAACCATAACTTTGGGTTAACTTGaacgtaattaaatacagtagaatgtttctaaacatttctttttgtaatcaaaactgttcTCGATTTGTTGAGTCTATTAAATTTAGcaattgattgaaaaaaaataggaTGCTTTgcaagtttttaatatttgtgtttgtgattgtaaTCAGAACTTTGATATAACGTTTTCGTTAACGTAACTTCGTAGAATTTATTACCATGTAAATGAAAAtcttttgcaggtttgttaaGATGTGTGTTTTTAATAAGAAGTTTATGTTAATCTGAACATAATTAAGTAGAATGTATTACcatgtaaataagaatattttgcaggtttgttaaaatttgtgttggtaATCAGTGCTTTGAGTTAACTTTAAAATGCTTGAGTACaattagtgttgggccgattcctaaaatataccgattccgattccattttcgattcttaaattaaagggtcgattcttcgaatccgattcagattccttaatttttatctgacaatgttcaacagagtaatatactcagaaaaaaaaaaagattgtttatgattttaaacatGTAATTGCGTTgcgtttcattttctgtgcagaaattaacattatatacagcttatataatgttaaatagtatgttcattaccatcaagttacacTACCTTGAATTACTAGCACAaattggccttttaaccttgcatatagttagacgaaacacgtgttcaaacactgccaataatcaaagatgtcttatgacgttatgacgtaaattgtaaataatgttataacttaaccaactttagataccttacattatcaactcaattaattaattgtaaaaaaagaggtttgtacagttaggttaagaattttattttcaagcacaactaaataatgatccaaataaaatgacaatataacctctaTTATACGTATTTCAAAGGaccagggcgaaaaaaaataaagagggaaatgtaaaaataaaattttattatctcattatgacgGAAAcgacaagaaacaaatatgcaccacactaaaataaaatgtcagagatgcttacgttttaatatattacctagaaattaattatctcacttggtgaaaagaataaatccattcagtcttgcagttcttcacaaccgtaaacagaaaataaattttcggttcttgaataagaaagttctgtgcatgttttagcatctcaaaatttccacattttatggtgagtttttcttacacaaaatatttaaactcttcatataattgcgtgttaacatttaattcatttcagaaatttattggaaacaattctgttaaactaacacaactactttctaaagattgtttatgtttggtaataaaaatttacgaacgtttcagcagcaatgtttggaaattcagattagccaactgcctttccaaaatatatctaatgtaaaacgagcatcCATAggaccatagagtaagtaaaggcgAGCATCGTTGAACATGCACAAGAACGCAGATTtaaagcaatttggttatgttgcttttaaaattattttaatatggtcgcagtaatccactgtgaatttgggtaaaatctcattcaaaaattatttcattttagttATTTGAAGTTTAAAGTGctgagatgtgaaacatcttaattttcacgttcacatCACCAAAAATTTGGTTCATGGCcatatggtttaccatggcaggtagcagaaacaaaaaattaggttctttacaatggcaaatgtagctgccgtgatcaaatagttaatgtttaaattatttttcttgccGTTCACATTTacgtaattttctttaaacatttttggttttgtctaattatttttgaaggtttactattaaatacagtgctgctgcaacgtaattacCGAAAAAttctttcgcttaaagcgggaaagtagatactgcatttgtctgtagggaaaatggcggtgcaagtaaataaatacgtcaatcaccgtaattcgtaaatcagttccgtaaaaaaatattgtattatgtattttaaaatttatttttgcatgcattttaatattttacgttgcGTAGATGTaatttgcaaacttaaaaacaatgtagGAATCGGTCAttgtcgattccaaaaccattgtattctgcaTCCCACGATTATACaggaatcggtggaaccgaccgattccggaatcggaatcgacccatcactaagtacaatatatcaccacataaatcaaaatgttttttaatgtttttaaaatatgatgGATTGAAAAATCATTCATTGTAAAACAAGGTCAGTTGAAAATTCAAGCTATTGTGGTTTAAAAAAACATGTACCTTTTGAGTGTCATCTGTGtcatctagaattttgatttaattttttttacgatggtgtatgtatttcaaagcaaaaaaaaaatattttaagaggtttgttaaagttctgttgtctgaattgctgtgtttgcattcactgaAAAGAAGTTTATTTCagggtagatctggaccaagctattggaaaattcgaggagGAAAAATGTGTaggtaccctttaaacattgtctatgggcaaaaaaaaaaagaacaacatattttcaaaattttttattaactagTAAAcgtatctcgttgatactgcacaaaaatataaacaagtcaatgagtgaatgtatttaggctatttaattctaaattcagcttctgatttattAATtaagcagggccccccctaatggaaatataTGGGCTCGCCTATGGTCGTACTAATTagacaatattttcaatgttgatgaaactGCCTTTTTTTTACACGCTTCTGCCTAACAGGACAATGGCATATAAAGGTGAAAAATgcaccagagaaaaaaaaaagcaaacgaaAGGTTGTCTGTGTTTTGTTGCAATgccacaggaacaaaaaaaaattcaggccaTTAACCATTGGTAAATACAAGACTCCCACGTGCTTAAAGGGGGTTTCTTGTTTTCCTACGGATTATGTTAGTAACACAAACTATTTTCAAATTGGCTGGTGAAAAAAGaaggaagaaaaattattttgttaatggaCAACTGCACAACACACAGCGGCGATGTTTGACTGGAAAACATCAAACTGATGTTTCTGCCACCAAACTGCACATCTCAGTTGCAGCCCCTTGATCAAGGCATTATTCAGAATGCCAAGATACATTTTTTAATCGCCTTGATGAGAGGTTGCTCAATATTAGGTTGTAAGTGCCCACCAGGCAATTAAGATGATCACAGGTGGATGATGGAATATTCAACAATAAACAATTGCCAACTGCTGGAGAAAGTCTGGCATTGTAAACTGTAATGCTTATGAGCTCACTGCAACTTCATCATTACCAGGATGCAAGCCACACTACAGCACAAACATGCGAAAGCAATGACATTGACTCTGAAGTATAGCAAGAAGTGTCAGCCTCAATGCAGTTTGATGCTATTTCATTCACAGACTATGTCTCTGTggataatgaaataaaaacaccacCAGTGTTGACTGACCGCAACATCATTAGTGAATTCATTCAATCAGTCATCAAATCTGAATCACATGATGGTTCTGATTGTGAGGAGCCGCCTGTGATGCTACGGAAGCTATTCTGAACAAATTCATCTCTAAACTCGATAAGGTTCCAGAAGAGATCAGGGAAACTTTCTATGACATAACACATTTTgttcaacagagcatcattcatactcaaaaaccaactaaaaaaataatttaaaaatttataaaaataaacttcagTTATGCAGAAACagcaatatttaaattgaaatcaGATGTTCGCCAAATGATAATGATGTATCTTATAATaaagctattttttattttttatttattttatgatttttctctTTATAATGATGATAAGCATATATtgttcagtactaagtactttcaCTCCTAAGTACAAAAAATTGAGGTCCTTGTAAGTACTTAGTAATGAGATTGAACTGTATTTCTATGATTCCTAAAATGACCCGGTACAAAAATATGTATATCTATACAAGCACTAACCTGAGATAACGATAATACTCCACCACATGCCAAGATCGATAAAATTGATCTCGAAAGCTGTTCTCTCCCGGTCGAATGTATGTGGTCTTGCTGATGTAGCAACCATTGAACTGCAAGTGTGGTCGATCAATGAACATCCGGCGCCATGACTCGTAGTTTGTCAGCCCTCCACAATGTACACCCCACACTCTACGAACAATCAAAACGAGGaagaataattagttttgctACATGTATTAGATATTAATACATGCTGCATGCATATAGCTTCTTGCTTCATTTctgcaaaaaataaattgtcCTCATGacgaaaaataattaagtttgtGTTCAGTGATGTCACGCTGATTCAATGGCAATGATCAAAActaaatttagtatttttgtaTACAGAGTTGTTTGAAATACAAGTGAACCTTATTTTAAAAGTGCTTTAAGGGGGAGGAGGCAAGGGGGGACATTTAGTTGTAGGTTAATGTAACAGAGCTGCTATTTATTAAAACTAATggcaaatggaaaaaaaaattgtctttagtGTCTAAGAAATttcaattttatgaaaataaggAGTGTCTTGGTTTTCATTACAAAAAACTTTGACATGTATGGTAGTACACCAACCCTTCACTTAGTGCAACTATAATGCATTCCTAAACTGTTTGTGTTATTCTAAattgtgtattctgaagcatttagtctccataaatagcaaggctaatttacttaatatgTTCCAATATGTGTAAGGAAATATTCTTTAAGTAatacactcaacgataaatatgtcacaccttttatctttataagcccaccattgaatactttgtatgacaaatatgacaccgcgtaacggaagaTAAGTGATTAAGTACTTTAtcatcagtcggctggctgacttgcccgcccaggcATGACCTTCAAATCAGCGTACCTTTCCACAAACAtcccaaaccatcctttactgacggtgaaaccgatattattgttcaaatatttacagtttaatttttcaaaaattaagtgCTTGTTTGAGTATAactgcttggttcacaccaatcctaagcctgtgatttttttttttattgcaccatTAATttaaccttttccatgtgaatcatctgttcatttctgttccggtatctaaagTGAAACATATTCCctctagtacaaccaacagcaacAAACTCATATAAacatttgatagagtccttatttcagACAATTGTGCGCACagtgacttgcttaaaactaaagtactCCAACAtcagtgtggccttcatgacattctgcacactgtaatacttatagttttgtctcaaatacttgaacacaattacttgaaaaatttacaaacatgctacagtcaaacttctctgaaacgacccctcacggttcccaggaatagggtcgtaatagatgttttccgaaattgtCAGTTGTTTtcaacgcagtaacacgctactcatcacaaaaaacttattttctgtctgattttcttcggattttcggcaattttttcacggttcctcaaatcgggttgtaatagagaggtggtcgcaataaatggggtcgcaacaaaaaggttttactgtattcaagactggggctgtaaaattaacatcgtgctaaattaattcacacaatttgaagatgtgctaagtgagggattggtgtactagAAAATGTTTCTGGACAATCATAACTTTATAAAAACACATTTGTTTCTACAGAATTCTCAATACTGAATGACACTTGGTGAAGCAGATTTCATAAACCGCTAACCTGACACAAGCCAACCTCCATATCTCCTCGTCTCTGCTGCAGAGGTAGAAACCTCGGCAGACGCCCGCACACTGTTCCAGAGAGCGGATATCTAGCTCTGAAGACACCACCCAGCGGAGTATGTACAGCAGAATCTCAAAAGGCAACGCAGAGATGTGAGTAGTCTGAAACACCGCACCACcagttttgagtttttttatttaatttttttgaaactgaTCAACTTGGCCTGGTTTTTAAACTACGCAAGAATGCAAGATGCAAACTGTTCAGCTAACACATTTTAGAATACCggtttgtaaactacgcaaggcACAATAACTAGAGTCaagaatttaagtttttatttttagtcccttttgtttttaaaacagaggatttcagtgttatcgcttttttttttttataaaagctgttttgtaatacttagtgGTAATATTAATATGCTACATTTttgcgataaaataatttgtaataaattggtctgaaACAGTTACATctcaaaaaccaaaaataaaatagcaaatatttatggtttgaaagtgattcaataagagatgcacaaaaaaattaattatgacatTCCCTGAATTTCAAACactaaaagattacttttttgaTTACTTTGATAACTTGCACTTTGGTGCTAAACAGTGTACTAACTTGCAATTCGGTGTTATGTGGTGTAATATGTTTTtcgtgttattttggttttaacgcaattcaccatgtaatcttgtTTCTAGCAATAACACAAAGCAAGTATTTTTCACctcaacttccaactttcttgcaTTTTGGCTGTTGTTTTGAATGGCCGATTTGAAGAGAAGTGAAACAAAACTTTTAAAGGTGCAGATGCTgtgcatatatatacacatatacattagTTTAACTTTCACACAGtgttagaaaataatattttaaaataaatcattcactatttcttttgttttcatgataaataagAACTATCAAAAGAAGCTCTGGGTTAGAAATTTTTTCTACCATTTTATAATTATAAGTTACAGAAATGGTATATCTTGTGACTTGCGGTCTTTATAAATGACTGTGAATTTCTTGTGTTGGTTGTATTGTGCGTTGTTGCATTCCTTGCTTAGTTTATAAACCAgcctatttgtaaatttgtttttacttGAAATAATTTAGGTCCCAAACATTTTGAATAAAGGATACTACACTGTGTGTACACAAAAATGACTACAAACGCCTAATTCTCTATGAAAGCGATgagtagggatggtgatttttcgttttcgcgaaatagatgcaaaaatatgctaaattatattttttccgctataaaatgcaaaatctagactattccgagataaatgcgaaatcaaggtaaaaaacgtacattcgtcttcactctacacaatttatttaccgattgtatttcgtttcagttcagtatcaaaagaaaccatcattttatggaacattcagcacaagtatcttatcgTCACGTCATTCAAAACAACTATTGTTCCTAAATATGGAATcaagaatggccatccgtgcctcgcgattgtaaacaaagcaaagaacaactagctggaagattgtccgtcatcttgaagagtacaagtttttaggccaccatattgcgacatctctgctttgccgcgctaacaattgtaagtcccattttctggctgtgtttcacgtgaaagccgcgttcttgtgtagtctgtggaaggtggtgtgtttacaaatacagtagaaccccgattatccgcgactggatcatccgattcgcggattaaccgcgatttatgtccataaagtccaattttttagttacatataaccaatgattcaaaatgtatgtaaatgttaaaatactttgcaaaatgtatgttggtcaaagtactttgactcagttacgtttatatacacagaaagtttttaaaaaatactagtacatacatacgtatgtacataatatttttgtgttcaatgttacgtgaatagattatacactggtgcgcgattccacgtccgcatgaccggactgtacactgccgcgcgcagcacggcgcagtgccacagagattacccggcgcatggagacagtccattccattagtgtacgttgttgaagcgtgaaggtggtgataattttatgtattgtaacagtgatctgcattccgacggattataccgttgtgttgtgcggaagtgttgagggcaacatttcatcatgtcatcaaatgaacagaaaagaaagcgagtggtactgtccatcgacagcaaaacaaaaactatagaaagatttcagagtggagaaacgattgcaaacttgcgactgagtttgatgtcggtaacacaacagtgcgcgacatcataaaaaaatcgcgaaaaaatccttcagtttgcttcacaggctgacacttcaagtggattaaataaacgcaagacgatgaaagaatccacatttagcagcttggacgcttgtttgtttgaatagtttcaacagaaaaggtgtaccattaagtggcgtaattttatcacagcagacgcaaattttttaaaaacctaggcttgacagaagaaccattttcctgttatattacttctccgttatt
Proteins encoded:
- the LOC134543178 gene encoding F-box only protein 9 isoform X1, whose translation is MSNPHYQNASPTAVPSAAAGASDTQCAFGVGQDSGGDGVEGEDQEEESSNEKEDGDGPSAEDALTIFRDQWQRELGAQPQKKMNDAFAGEKLSDNKADTYMDKAKTLFLQGVENERNRKFYEAIQCYRRAVQLVPDIEFQLYEASKPKMRERQDATTAEEELETSLEHGSDGNASTDEEDEEEEGKDGSLLSRLLRIFSRCRCTCIPQTEQKTTHISALPFEILLYILRWVVSSELDIRSLEQCAGVCRGFYLCSRDEEIWRLACVRVWGVHCGGLTNYESWRRMFIDRPHLQFNGCYISKTTYIRPGENSFRDQFYRSWHVVEYYRYLRFFPDGLVLMLTTPDEPATSLQQLRYRMPRNPTVLSGHYRLHDDCVVIALQRQNLSGNNRYRARRREAAPELAEQTFNIELKIMNHRHRMNVQLAWQFYSVYVQYRNGQGSSTKFDLPASRYPPFWFSRVKSYGAVSESPLQ
- the LOC134543178 gene encoding F-box only protein 9 isoform X2, whose amino-acid sequence is MSNPHYQNASPTAVPSAAAGASDTQCAFGVGQDSGGDGVEGEDQEEESSNEKEDGDGPSAEDALTIFRDQWQRELGAQPQKKMNDAFAGEKLSDNKADTYMDKAKTLFLQGVENERNRKFYEAIQCYRRAVQLVPDIEFQLYEASKPKMRERQDATTAEELETSLEHGSDGNASTDEEDEEEEGKDGSLLSRLLRIFSRCRCTCIPQTEQKTTHISALPFEILLYILRWVVSSELDIRSLEQCAGVCRGFYLCSRDEEIWRLACVRVWGVHCGGLTNYESWRRMFIDRPHLQFNGCYISKTTYIRPGENSFRDQFYRSWHVVEYYRYLRFFPDGLVLMLTTPDEPATSLQQLRYRMPRNPTVLSGHYRLHDDCVVIALQRQNLSGNNRYRARRREAAPELAEQTFNIELKIMNHRHRMNVQLAWQFYSVYVQYRNGQGSSTKFDLPASRYPPFWFSRVKSYGAVSESPLQ